TCAACCACTTCCTGCGCACGGGCTTCGAGATGTTCACCACCGGCGGCACGGGCGGCTACGTCGCCGAGAAGGCCGAGTCCACGTCCGGCTGGCTGTTCCCGGTCGGCGACGAGGTGGCCGACCTCGGCTACGTCGAGATGTTCACCGACATGTTCGACGCCATCGACGAGGGCCGGGAGCCGCGCGAGACGTTCTACGACGGCTACGTGGTCAACGCCGTCATCGACGCCTGCTTCGCGTCCTCGGAGTCGGGACGCTGGGAGCCCGTCACCCTCGAGGACTGGCCGCACCCGCCCAAGCCGCGGGTGGCGCGCACGTCCGAGACCTGGGAGGGGCACCCGGTGATCAAGACCGAACTGCTGCCCGATGGACGCCGCAAGCTGATGTACCAGGACGCGAACACGGGCGAGGTCAAGGAGGTCGTGACGGCCTGAGCGCACCGACGGCGGCGTCCCACCCGGGGCGCCGCCGTCGTCGTGCGCAGGGGCTCAGTCGAGCCGGGGGAGGTAGGGGCGCAGGGTGTCGCGGGCCAGCAGGAAGCCCTGCTTGACCAGGTCGTCGGTGCCCTCGAAGGCGCGGTCCTCGTGCTCGACGCACACCACGCCGTCGTAGCCGGCCTGGTAGAGCGCGGCCAGGAACCGGCCCCACGGCACCTCGCCCAGCCCCGGCAGCCGCGGCACCTGCCAGCCGATGCCGGCGGACATGCTGCCGTACTCGTACAGGCCGTCCCGGTCGATCTGCAGGTCCTTGGCGTGCACGTGCCAGAGCCGGTCGCCGAACTCGCGCACGACGCGCTCGGGGTCGATCATGAGCCAGACCAGGTGGGAGGGGTCGAGGTTGAGGCCGAGCGTGGGCCCGAAGTCGGCGAACATCCGCCGCCAGATCCGGGGGTTGTAGGCCACGTTCTTGCCGCCGGGCCACTCGTCGCCGGAGAAGATCATGGGGCAGTTCTCGATGCCGAGGCGGACGCCCGCGTCGGTGGCGGCGTCCACGATCCGCGGGAAGACCTCCAGCGCGACGTCGTAGTTGGCGTCCTGGGACAGGGCGGGGTCGGCCCCGATGAAGGTGTTGACGACGCCGACGCCCAGCTTGGAGGCGGCCTCGATCACCGCGACGGTGTGGTCGTTCACGACCCGGCGCGTCTCAGGGTCGGGGTCGAGGTTGTTGGGGTAGTAGCCGAGCGCGGAGATGGTGATGCCCGTCTCGGCCAGTTCGGCCACGATCTCGGACGCTCGCGAGGCACTGAGGTCCTCCAGGGGCAGGTGCGCGGTGCCGGCGTAGCGCCGACGCTCGCCGCCGCCGCTGGGCCAGGCGGCCACCTCCAGCTGCTCGTAGCCGTGGGCGGACGCCCAGCGCGCCACCTCGATCAGGGGCGTGTCCGCGAACGGAGCGGTGAGCAGGCCGAGCTTCATGACGGGTTCCCTTCGACGTCGGTCCAGGCTCCGGACGCGGCGCTGCGCCGGATCGCATCGTCGACGGCCAGGCCGCGCAGGCCGTCGCGGAAGGTGGGGTAGGCGGTCTCGCCGCGCTCGTCGGGCCGCGGCCCCCCGGACGCGACGTCGGCGTGGACGCGCTCGACGAGGCCCCGGAACGTCTCCCCGAAGCCCTCGACGTGACCGGCGGGGTAGAACGAGACGGCCGCCCCGGCCGGGGCGAGCGTGCCGGGGTCGCGCGCGACCAGCCGGTTGGGCTCGTCGCGGTGGCCCAGCCACAACTCGTCGGGGGCGCCGGACGCCCACGCGAGCGCGCCCTCGCCCCGCTGACCTCGAGGCGCAGGTCGTTCTTGCGGCCCGCGGAGACCTGGGAGACCGTGAGCGCGCCGTGCGCGCCGTTCGCGAAGCGCAGCAGGACGGCGGCGGCGTCGTCGGTGCCGACCTCGACCGGCGTGGTGTCGGCGTCGCTGCGGGTGAACGTCTCGACCTCCCCGGCCGGACGCCGCCGCGTCCGGTGCACGGTCTGCAGGTCGGCGAACACCGACACGACGGGCGAGCCGGTCACGTACTGGGCCAGGTCGAGCCAGTGGCTGCCGATGTCGGCGACGGCGCGCGTGCCGCCGCCCACGGCCTCGTCGACGCGCCAGTTCCAGTCGGTCGGCTTGAGCAGCCAGTCCTGCAGGTAGCTGCCCGTCACCAGGTGGACGGGCCCCACGTCGCCGCGGGCCACCCGGGCGCGGGCGTCGGGCATCAGCGGGTAGAACCGGAAGTTGAAGCAGGTTGCGTTCACCAGGCCGGACGCCTCGGCGCGCCGGGTCATGTCGAGGCCGTCGGCGAGCGTGGTCGCGAGCGGCTTCTCGCACACGACGTGCTTGCCGGCGTCCAGCAGCGCGCGCGCCTGGTCGGCGTGCAGCGCGTTGGGGGTGGCGACGTGCACGACGTCGGCCTCGCTCGCGCACACCTGGTCGAGGCTCGCGTACGCCCGCGTCCCGATGCGGCGCGCCCCCTGCTCGCCGCGGTCGGGGGAGGAGCCGAGCACCCCGAGCAGCGTGGAGCCGGCCCGCCGGATCGCCTCGGCGTGGACCGCCCCGATGAACCCCGTCCCCAGCACGATCGCCCGCACCGTCATGTCACTCCGCCCTCTGCCCCGAGATCCGCACGTACACCCACGCCAGCGCCAGCACGATCAGCCCGTAGATGATCTGCCGCACGCCCTCGTTGGTGTCGAGGGTGAGCAGCAGCCGGTTCAGCGTGGTGAGGATGAGCGTCCCCATGATGGTGCCCGCGTAGCCGCCGATGCCGCCCATGATCGAGGTGCCGCCGATGACGGTCGCCGCGATGGCCGGCAGCAGGTAGCCGTTGGTCTGGTCGGGGCCCAGCGAGGAGGAGATGCCCGAGAACAGCAGGCCGCCGAGGGCCGCCAGCATGCCGGCCATGGCGTAGGTCGCGATCAGCACCGCCCAGACCCGGACGCCGCCGAGCCGGCAGGCGATCGGGTTGTCGCCGACCGCGTAGATCAGCCGGCCCAGCCCGGTGCGTCCCAGCCCCAGATCAGCAGCACCGACAGCGGCACCCACACCAGGGCGCTGGCCGGGATCGGCCCGAACAGCGAGCCGCCGCCCAGGTAGGCCACGACGGGGATCAGGGTCTTGGAGCCCGACAGGAAGCCGCCGGTCTGCATCCCGACCACGACCACGCCCAG
Above is a window of Propioniciclava coleopterorum DNA encoding:
- a CDS encoding ABC transporter permease subunit, with product MGAAVGAADLGLGRTGLGRLIYAVGDNPIACRLGGVRVWAVLIATYAMAGMLAALGGLLFSGISSSLGPDQTNGYLLPAIAATVIGGTSIMGGIGGYAGTIMGTLILTTLNRLLLTLDTNEGVRQIIYGLIVLALAWVYVRISGQRAE
- a CDS encoding sugar phosphate isomerase/epimerase family protein, with amino-acid sequence MKLGLLTAPFADTPLIEVARWASAHGYEQLEVAAWPSGGGERRRYAGTAHLPLEDLSASRASEIVAELAETGITISALGYYPNNLDPDPETRRVVNDHTVAVIEAASKLGVGVVNTFIGADPALSQDANYDVALEVFPRIVDAATDAGVRLGIENCPMIFSGDEWPGGKNVAYNPRIWRRMFADFGPTLGLNLDPSHLVWLMIDPERVVREFGDRLWHVHAKDLQIDRDGLYEYGSMSAGIGWQVPRLPGLGEVPWGRFLAALYQAGYDGVVCVEHEDRAFEGTDDLVKQGFLLARDTLRPYLPRLD